A stretch of the Rhodospirillales bacterium genome encodes the following:
- a CDS encoding VacJ family lipoprotein → MRETPRRRLRYVRMVGAFLVGIGSSFPASAGAPADPLEPLNRAIFEVNRELDHYVLRPTTVVYRFAVPNAARRGIGQFLDNLLEPVYALNALLQGDAAGLEVAISRFLLNTFVGLGGLIDVAAEAGIHGDSHGFGQTLAHWGVEPGPYLVLPLLGPSTVRELAGTGLDAFSTPHYYLVRTSGMSATFQAAETGLRAVTFRDRHFEQVDAGFAGSLDAYASARSVYLQVLRARSGTDEDLTGESELDFDAFEE, encoded by the coding sequence GTGCGTGAGACGCCGAGGCGCCGGCTGCGGTATGTGCGGATGGTGGGCGCCTTCCTGGTTGGCATCGGGAGTTCCTTTCCGGCGTCCGCCGGCGCGCCGGCGGACCCGCTCGAGCCGCTGAACCGGGCGATCTTCGAGGTCAACCGCGAACTTGACCACTACGTGCTCCGGCCGACGACCGTGGTCTACCGGTTCGCGGTCCCAAATGCGGCGCGACGAGGCATCGGCCAGTTCTTGGACAACCTGCTGGAACCTGTCTACGCGCTGAATGCGCTTCTCCAAGGGGACGCCGCCGGCCTCGAGGTTGCGATCTCGCGGTTTCTGCTCAACACCTTCGTTGGCCTCGGCGGGCTGATCGACGTCGCGGCGGAGGCCGGAATCCATGGCGACTCGCACGGCTTCGGCCAAACGCTGGCCCACTGGGGCGTCGAGCCCGGACCGTATCTCGTGCTACCCCTGTTGGGCCCATCGACGGTGCGGGAGCTGGCGGGCACGGGTCTCGACGCATTTTCGACGCCGCACTACTACCTGGTTCGGACCTCGGGGATGAGCGCCACGTTCCAGGCCGCGGAAACCGGCTTGCGGGCGGTGACGTTTCGCGACCGGCACTTCGAGCAGGTCGACGCCGGATTCGCGGGATCACTCGACGCCTATGCGTCCGCACGGAGTGTGTACCTGCAAGTGCTTCGTGCCCGCAGCGGCACGGACGAAGACTTGACGGGCGAGTCGGAGCTGGACTTCGACGCATTCGAGGAGTAG